One genomic segment of Amycolatopsis sp. Hca4 includes these proteins:
- a CDS encoding helix-turn-helix domain-containing protein, which yields MDPAGGPCERFAFELRKLRDEAGAPTYRALAETTHFSKATLSAAAQGRRLPTLDVTLAYAQACGGDLETWRRRWEETRAALDGSPQPEETVPEPSYVPRRFRRPRSVVVFGAISCLVLAAALVIWLAGDASSPSAPMLAGPSTSSAPAESLTARFVPTGALGPQPIVDGADPKRSSCAADPNVTTLDSVEVNSSDETYLGTIELRYAPKCDVGWGRFTPADGTVRLTGAVVTITAQRRNDTPNDTDYQAGFDGQAVFGNILPMRRGCVQVVVRIVTVLTGQAEASTRCLRGTR from the coding sequence GTGGATCCAGCAGGCGGTCCGTGCGAGCGCTTCGCCTTCGAACTGCGCAAGCTTCGCGACGAGGCGGGCGCTCCGACCTATCGGGCCCTGGCGGAGACGACGCATTTCTCGAAGGCCACGTTGTCCGCGGCCGCGCAGGGTCGCCGTCTTCCGACGCTGGATGTGACACTGGCCTACGCGCAGGCGTGCGGAGGTGACCTTGAGACGTGGCGGCGCCGATGGGAAGAGACGCGGGCTGCACTTGATGGCTCACCCCAGCCCGAGGAAACAGTGCCGGAACCGTCGTACGTTCCGCGTCGATTCCGCCGGCCACGCTCCGTCGTGGTCTTCGGCGCGATCTCTTGCTTGGTGCTCGCTGCTGCACTGGTCATCTGGCTCGCAGGCGACGCCAGTTCACCAAGCGCGCCGATGCTTGCCGGTCCGTCGACGTCTTCGGCACCGGCTGAATCACTTACCGCGCGTTTCGTTCCCACCGGGGCGCTGGGCCCACAACCCATCGTGGATGGGGCGGATCCGAAACGCTCGTCTTGTGCCGCGGACCCGAATGTGACGACGCTCGACAGCGTCGAAGTCAACTCTTCCGACGAGACTTACCTTGGCACGATAGAGCTGCGATACGCCCCGAAGTGCGACGTCGGATGGGGGAGATTCACTCCGGCTGATGGCACTGTGCGACTCACCGGTGCGGTCGTCACAATTACAGCTCAACGGCGAAACGACACTCCGAATGACACGGATTACCAAGCAGGTTTCGACGGCCAAGCGGTCTTCGGTAACATTCTTCCGATGCGCCGTGGCTGCGTGCAAGTCGTTGTGCGGATCGTAACGGTTCTCACGGGACAGGCCGAGGCTTCCACACGCTGTCTTCGAGGCACGCGGTGA
- a CDS encoding TauD/TfdA family dioxygenase produces MTITLDAAQNNALAAALAACENNDPVTETEAYVLEAQLMADHMPRHVRAALLGLRARGSAAGGLLIRNVPLGEVPRTPERADLGVGIQLKAAKALSVLTAPLGDQFGFLSELGGQIVQDILPVAGYEHAQQSISSSSLLEMHSETAFTDTRADFVGLLCLRADSEDRAATLLSPALDVLARLDPGTRNVLRQPRFATAVDESFLRGSGIPGPIRVQPITVLSGSEDAPRLRCDFAETIGADKGSQRALDLLHEAASAVARYVCLEPGDLLIVDNHGALHGRTPFSRRGDGRDRWLLRTFVARDLARSAKDRPGNGRIVQIDYSGFVSAGSELDLADDFAG; encoded by the coding sequence ATGACAATCACTCTCGACGCAGCGCAGAACAACGCCCTAGCGGCCGCGCTCGCCGCCTGCGAAAACAACGACCCTGTCACCGAGACAGAAGCCTACGTACTTGAGGCACAACTGATGGCCGACCACATGCCACGGCACGTCCGCGCGGCCCTCTTGGGCCTGCGTGCGCGAGGAAGTGCTGCGGGTGGGCTACTGATCCGCAACGTCCCACTGGGCGAAGTTCCGCGCACGCCAGAGCGCGCTGACTTGGGCGTGGGAATCCAGCTCAAAGCCGCGAAGGCACTCAGCGTCCTGACAGCCCCGCTGGGTGATCAGTTCGGGTTCCTGTCCGAACTCGGCGGGCAGATCGTCCAGGACATCTTGCCGGTTGCTGGCTACGAGCACGCTCAGCAGTCGATTTCGAGCAGCTCACTGCTCGAAATGCACTCTGAGACCGCGTTCACCGACACCCGTGCCGACTTCGTGGGCCTGCTCTGCCTGCGCGCAGACTCGGAAGACCGGGCCGCAACACTGCTGAGCCCTGCCTTGGACGTACTGGCGCGCCTGGATCCCGGAACTCGCAACGTGCTCCGGCAACCGCGGTTCGCAACGGCAGTCGACGAGTCTTTCCTGCGTGGTTCTGGCATTCCCGGCCCCATACGCGTCCAGCCCATCACCGTCCTGTCCGGCTCCGAAGACGCGCCGCGGCTGCGGTGCGACTTCGCCGAAACGATCGGCGCGGACAAGGGCAGCCAGCGCGCGCTCGACCTGCTCCACGAGGCGGCGAGCGCCGTAGCCAGGTATGTCTGCCTCGAGCCGGGCGACCTGCTAATTGTCGACAACCACGGTGCGCTCCACGGACGCACGCCGTTTTCGCGACGTGGCGACGGGCGTGACCGCTGGCTGCTCCGCACCTTCGTCGCACGAGACCTTGCACGTAGCGCTAAAGACCGACCCGGAAACGGACGTATCGTGCAGATCGACTATTCCGGATTTGTCTCCGCCGGATCAGAACTCGATCTGGCCGACGACTTCGCGGGCTAG
- a CDS encoding YncE family protein, producing MTEIFAGLRVTETVAAALRLAATRRSGGRSLDTQTLLWALAATDTVGDWHRLLLTDQPASDPASTSVHTWAAVPLTGTCAEALARARTIAETYDLLPMPPGVLAVALVWDTASGAARACLGMQHHELLRAMQDDVLGTDLEGLENLLADRGSSHKQPTPASEIGPPRDPGAGRGFTKSDVDLTFAKITTRAPVWLLRLLLLAAVGGALAGLLTSPVWSVTVPDDLAPPLRAQPVSSAMPDDTAMSRLVGAEFVRTQNGLPLGTKLFDSNLALWHDTRNEAVHSAWETRWDSTDGRTQATVQVIQLKTKSPLTSAIHGCNPATTTQPSPGPPVLRAGYVAHDKNSGLYCMTGFDKQALIFIALRSLDGSVVARMPDSTAATWRTIQQKLPSPAFSVKDGISTPISTALLNRGPFLAVLGLIFLWMLPTLLFDRATWQRLWSFVNHRRYRSRSLPGLDIDAAVRAQLSSAMALSATQLCAAIWMLRLTFKQGMLITSVSVLGITFIIGAIPRILHLRRVGSQRGFQVRRSVVWLTGILLGVTAVGFSVVLILLANTLSTTGAGYDVPDYQQLRFNTVLEIMAIPTAIVAIAPTMLARRIAMRTLRKRRGEDPRTPVLLLRSFADDGRRLRSRSSHRRALPDRLSLRRWERFEEVIAASLGAHGPVYAVGQVGERLPPPLGAVRRQFTNDEWQNRIQGLMAEASIICVTLGRSTALDWEIRRIAELGFLPKAVFVLPPTSRREHIKRLAVLAAALKLAWADLDVRPTGGWALAIRVPAVGAQPQVIRARAQEDMGYDIALDLTRLAADGVDLLNLPSLAADDRSATPKAEVYPPGKTPIFKSLFRRKGTRLLLLFNGSAIVTLLFAFLTGEVKDTSAVITLAESSGWTAVAADPDTSHLYGIADATRLATLDFDEEKASFVCEIEAAGNLTAGGGWLFASNTFTGTLQAIDPADRRVAWTRRDLPGVRGVVATDAAVYLLLPAAREVRELDRRTGDPIASRKLDGIPWAAARSDDGVLVSLLDSSSIVRVDRTLTKVTQTGSRIDATQVVSVRGTAWAYSRDRHAVVAVGGSPQVIYARSQSPHIASNGSVLAIEGVEQTSTFWPDGSVVRNRLSTRHADSLAVTSTGDVLAMADNEVLLIRASKR from the coding sequence TTGACCGAAATCTTCGCCGGACTCCGTGTCACCGAGACTGTCGCGGCAGCCCTCAGGCTGGCGGCGACCCGCCGATCCGGCGGTAGGAGCCTGGACACGCAGACACTGCTGTGGGCGCTCGCGGCAACCGATACCGTTGGCGACTGGCACCGGCTTCTCCTGACCGACCAGCCAGCGTCCGATCCTGCGAGCACCTCCGTACACACGTGGGCCGCGGTGCCGTTGACCGGAACCTGCGCCGAGGCGCTGGCTCGCGCACGGACCATTGCCGAGACCTATGATCTCCTTCCCATGCCGCCCGGAGTCCTCGCCGTCGCGCTGGTTTGGGATACCGCGTCGGGTGCAGCCCGAGCATGTCTTGGCATGCAACACCATGAACTGCTCAGGGCGATGCAAGACGACGTTCTGGGGACTGACCTCGAAGGGCTCGAGAACCTCCTAGCTGACCGAGGTTCCTCCCACAAACAGCCAACACCGGCGTCAGAAATAGGGCCACCGCGGGATCCGGGAGCTGGCCGGGGGTTCACTAAGTCAGATGTGGATCTGACCTTCGCGAAGATTACGACGCGGGCACCGGTTTGGCTGCTCCGATTGCTTCTTCTCGCCGCCGTCGGAGGCGCCTTGGCAGGCCTGCTTACCAGTCCGGTTTGGAGTGTCACTGTCCCGGACGACCTGGCACCGCCGCTTCGCGCCCAACCCGTTTCTTCGGCGATGCCGGACGACACGGCGATGTCGCGACTCGTCGGCGCCGAGTTCGTTCGAACGCAGAATGGCTTGCCTCTGGGTACGAAACTGTTCGACTCGAACCTAGCGCTCTGGCACGACACACGGAACGAGGCCGTCCACAGCGCCTGGGAGACCCGTTGGGACTCGACCGACGGACGAACTCAAGCCACTGTGCAGGTGATACAGCTCAAGACAAAGAGCCCATTGACCTCGGCAATCCACGGCTGCAATCCAGCGACCACTACACAACCATCCCCCGGGCCGCCAGTGCTCCGAGCTGGATACGTCGCCCATGATAAGAACTCGGGCCTATACTGCATGACCGGGTTCGACAAGCAAGCTCTGATATTCATCGCTCTTCGCAGCCTCGACGGCAGTGTCGTCGCACGCATGCCCGACAGTACCGCGGCGACTTGGCGCACGATCCAACAGAAGCTGCCCTCGCCAGCATTCTCGGTTAAAGATGGAATCAGCACCCCGATTTCCACCGCGCTGCTCAACCGCGGCCCGTTCCTCGCCGTACTGGGCTTGATATTCCTCTGGATGCTTCCCACCCTGCTCTTCGACCGCGCCACGTGGCAGCGCCTGTGGTCGTTCGTGAACCATCGACGTTACCGTTCACGAAGTCTTCCAGGACTGGACATCGACGCCGCAGTCCGAGCACAGCTGTCCAGTGCAATGGCGCTTTCGGCTACTCAGTTGTGCGCGGCCATCTGGATGCTGAGGCTGACCTTCAAGCAAGGCATGCTCATCACCAGCGTATCGGTTCTCGGCATCACCTTTATCATCGGCGCGATCCCCAGGATTCTCCATTTGCGGAGAGTCGGCAGTCAACGAGGCTTCCAGGTCCGGAGAAGTGTGGTCTGGTTGACCGGAATACTTCTCGGGGTAACCGCGGTCGGTTTCTCCGTCGTGCTCATCTTGCTCGCCAACACGCTGTCCACCACCGGAGCCGGCTACGACGTGCCCGACTACCAGCAATTGCGATTCAACACCGTCCTGGAGATCATGGCCATTCCAACGGCCATCGTCGCGATTGCGCCGACAATGCTCGCACGAAGAATCGCCATGCGAACTCTCCGGAAACGACGAGGCGAAGACCCTCGGACGCCTGTTCTCCTCCTGCGTTCGTTCGCAGACGACGGCCGCCGGCTTCGTTCGCGCTCCAGCCATCGCCGTGCCCTTCCCGACCGACTCAGCCTACGCAGGTGGGAACGCTTCGAGGAGGTCATCGCGGCCTCCTTGGGAGCACACGGGCCGGTATACGCTGTGGGTCAGGTCGGCGAGCGCCTTCCACCACCGCTGGGAGCAGTCCGCCGCCAGTTCACCAACGACGAATGGCAGAACCGGATCCAGGGGCTAATGGCCGAAGCCTCAATCATCTGCGTGACCCTGGGTCGTTCCACGGCTCTTGACTGGGAAATTCGGCGCATCGCTGAGCTGGGGTTCCTGCCGAAGGCCGTCTTCGTCCTGCCACCGACCAGCAGGCGCGAGCACATCAAGAGGCTGGCCGTTCTCGCCGCGGCCTTGAAGCTGGCTTGGGCCGATCTTGATGTCCGCCCTACTGGCGGCTGGGCGTTGGCGATCCGGGTTCCAGCGGTGGGAGCCCAGCCACAGGTCATTCGAGCCCGTGCGCAAGAAGATATGGGCTACGACATCGCACTCGACTTGACCCGGCTCGCCGCTGACGGCGTCGACCTACTGAACTTACCGTCGCTGGCAGCCGACGACAGATCAGCCACACCGAAGGCCGAAGTCTACCCGCCAGGGAAAACTCCCATCTTCAAGTCACTGTTCCGGCGAAAAGGAACTCGGCTGCTCTTACTGTTCAACGGGTCGGCGATCGTAACGCTGCTCTTTGCCTTCCTCACCGGCGAGGTCAAGGACACCAGCGCCGTCATTACGCTCGCCGAAAGCTCAGGATGGACGGCGGTTGCCGCCGACCCGGACACTTCTCACCTATACGGCATCGCCGACGCCACTCGACTGGCCACCTTAGACTTCGACGAAGAGAAGGCCAGTTTTGTATGTGAAATCGAGGCCGCCGGAAACCTCACCGCTGGTGGTGGGTGGTTGTTCGCGTCGAACACCTTCACCGGGACGTTGCAGGCGATCGATCCGGCGGATAGACGAGTTGCGTGGACTCGGCGCGACCTACCGGGAGTTCGCGGGGTCGTCGCGACTGACGCCGCGGTCTACCTTCTGCTTCCCGCGGCGAGAGAAGTTCGCGAACTCGATCGGCGCACCGGTGACCCGATCGCGAGCCGAAAGCTCGACGGTATTCCATGGGCGGCCGCCCGTAGCGATGACGGCGTACTGGTCAGCTTGCTGGACTCTTCGTCAATCGTGCGCGTCGACCGGACGCTAACCAAGGTCACGCAAACGGGTTCTCGGATAGACGCGACCCAGGTTGTGTCCGTGCGGGGGACCGCCTGGGCGTACTCACGGGACAGACACGCCGTCGTCGCCGTCGGCGGATCTCCGCAGGTGATCTACGCCCGTAGCCAGAGCCCCCACATCGCATCCAACGGCTCGGTGCTGGCCATCGAGGGTGTCGAACAGACCAGCACGTTCTGGCCCGACGGCTCCGTCGTCCGCAACCGCCTGTCGACGAGGCACGCGGACAGTCTCGCAGTAACATCGACCGGCGACGTCCTAGCCATGGCTGACAACGAGGTACTTCTCATCCGAGCCTCGAAGAGGTGA
- a CDS encoding Ltp family lipoprotein has product MPPSVPMPVANQYKNGLGTAGFVLGLIGLIFAFIPIIGIVAWPLTILGLIFGIVGTLRANRGQASNKGLAIAAVVLSAIGLVICVLWTAAFGKAVNDAANGMPAAALTSSVAAPDHIQTTSPTLNDAAASAAAAAPVEPPAPTTSEAPKFPPQVEQARASAQNYLSFTAFSRNGLIRQLFSSAGDGFPKDVATQAVDSLSVDWNAQAVKSAENYLSFTSFSCSGLKQQLSSSAGDGFTKAQAAYGAGQTAACK; this is encoded by the coding sequence ATGCCGCCGTCGGTGCCGATGCCGGTGGCGAACCAGTACAAGAACGGCCTCGGCACGGCCGGGTTCGTGCTCGGCCTGATCGGGTTGATCTTCGCGTTCATCCCGATCATCGGGATCGTCGCGTGGCCGCTGACGATCCTCGGGCTGATCTTCGGCATCGTCGGGACGCTGCGCGCGAACCGGGGCCAGGCGAGCAACAAGGGGCTGGCCATCGCCGCCGTGGTGCTGTCGGCGATTGGGCTGGTCATCTGCGTGCTTTGGACCGCGGCCTTCGGCAAGGCGGTCAATGACGCCGCCAACGGGATGCCCGCCGCTGCCCTGACCAGCTCGGTCGCCGCGCCCGACCACATTCAGACCACCAGCCCCACCCTGAACGACGCCGCCGCTTCGGCCGCGGCCGCTGCTCCGGTCGAGCCGCCGGCACCCACCACCAGCGAAGCACCCAAGTTCCCGCCGCAGGTCGAGCAGGCCCGCGCCTCCGCCCAGAACTACCTGAGCTTCACCGCGTTCTCGCGCAACGGCCTAATCCGGCAGTTGTTCTCGTCGGCCGGCGACGGGTTCCCGAAGGATGTGGCGACCCAGGCCGTCGACAGCCTGTCGGTGGACTGGAACGCGCAGGCGGTCAAGTCGGCGGAGAACTACTTGAGTTTCACGTCGTTCTCTTGCTCGGGGTTGAAGCAGCAGCTGTCATCGTCGGCGGGTGACGGCTTCACGAAGGCCCAGGCCGCCTATGGGGCCGGCCAGACTGCAGCCTGCAAGTAG
- a CDS encoding transferase has protein sequence MRTLAQLVTAAAVAVGYIAAWLSIAAGAALHDRDAFLDAPAQVAAFRAALDQRADTTPVSNWFNKHAAPDSAARASISRAYGHATTGDFDGARRDIRDIDTEVMAGQRTLEERSAESWGRALPWLVTDVPLAAAALVFRLRRRTVNAKTVALIRQYALAKRWWLRPVFLLVSGLCWALLLGGTLAIYPIARGGRIDWLAAVLPTLPAGYYGLRYARPRTARSAAAVLRSEDREPVLYLRGFGDDPASAVVDRLPSETWMQSLLTVHTREEQLIGALRAFGPVIAVGRPGERLPRLGAARFYLPEDDWRAGVLELMTVSQLIVLRLGEGPSVWWEVEQAIAMRQPRKLVILLPGGRWDLAARLDKLLCKPSGSKPEPGKWTASVIVFDDDWTPHVQAVGPAPGETNVRGTPAFYVACALQAALARIGVRKRLLYRIGGSALPAYGKFLLFVLAAALVLGIMRTIFPG, from the coding sequence ATGCGGACTCTGGCCCAGCTCGTCACAGCGGCGGCAGTGGCAGTGGGCTATATCGCGGCGTGGCTCTCCATCGCGGCGGGCGCCGCACTGCATGATCGCGACGCCTTCCTCGACGCTCCCGCGCAGGTGGCGGCGTTCCGCGCGGCACTCGACCAACGGGCGGACACAACGCCGGTGAGCAACTGGTTCAACAAGCACGCCGCGCCCGACTCCGCCGCGCGCGCCTCGATTTCGCGCGCCTATGGGCATGCCACGACGGGAGACTTCGACGGTGCTCGTCGCGACATTCGCGATATCGACACCGAGGTGATGGCCGGTCAGAGAACGCTCGAGGAAAGGAGCGCGGAGTCCTGGGGTCGTGCTCTGCCGTGGCTGGTCACCGACGTGCCCTTGGCCGCGGCCGCGCTCGTCTTCCGGCTGCGCAGACGGACAGTCAACGCAAAGACTGTGGCTCTGATCAGGCAATACGCGCTCGCGAAGCGCTGGTGGCTGCGCCCGGTGTTCCTCCTCGTCTCCGGTCTGTGCTGGGCGTTGCTGCTCGGAGGCACACTGGCGATCTACCCCATCGCCCGAGGAGGTCGGATCGACTGGCTGGCGGCTGTCCTTCCGACGTTGCCCGCCGGTTACTACGGCCTGCGGTACGCCCGCCCGCGGACGGCGCGAAGCGCTGCGGCCGTTCTGCGTTCGGAAGACCGCGAACCCGTACTATACCTGCGTGGCTTCGGTGATGATCCGGCGTCCGCGGTGGTCGACAGGCTGCCCTCGGAAACGTGGATGCAGAGCTTGCTCACCGTGCACACCCGCGAGGAACAGCTGATCGGTGCGCTGCGGGCCTTCGGGCCGGTGATCGCGGTGGGCCGGCCGGGCGAGCGGCTTCCCCGCCTCGGCGCGGCGCGGTTCTACCTGCCGGAGGACGACTGGCGAGCCGGTGTGCTCGAACTGATGACGGTGTCACAGCTGATCGTGCTGCGGCTCGGCGAGGGCCCGAGTGTGTGGTGGGAAGTCGAGCAGGCGATCGCGATGCGGCAGCCGCGCAAACTCGTGATCTTGTTGCCAGGGGGTCGATGGGACCTGGCTGCGCGGCTCGACAAGCTCCTCTGCAAGCCTTCCGGCTCGAAGCCGGAGCCGGGCAAGTGGACAGCATCGGTGATCGTGTTCGACGACGACTGGACGCCGCACGTGCAGGCCGTGGGGCCGGCGCCCGGCGAGACGAACGTCCGAGGCACCCCGGCCTTCTACGTCGCGTGCGCTTTGCAGGCCGCGCTGGCTCGCATTGGCGTGCGGAAGCGGCTCCTGTACAGGATCGGCGGGAGTGCCCTCCCCGCGTACGGCAAGTTCCTGCTGTTTGTACTGGCAGCGGCCCTCGTCTTGGGGATTATGCGGACGATCTTTCCCGGCTGA
- a CDS encoding recombinase family protein, protein MTAPPAGTADLLAQWMNGRKPTTTTATRPDHGSGLRFAFYGRTSTTRHQDRVSSQGWQRDMADELIAGHGQVVDSYFDAGTSRRVPWSQRPQAAQLMIETSSPESVIDAIVVGEYERAFTGTQFATLYTWCNRHGIQLWLPETEGPVDLGNSDHRALMSLLATQLQREVLRARHRVLAAMHNQATRQGRYLGGRPPYGYRLVDAGPHPNPADARWGRRLQRLAPDPQTAPHVSWMFRQRLAGHSVASIARHLNERGVPCPSIADPDRNRHRTRDAWTLRTVAVILANPRYTGRQTWNRRATDTRGPAATPALSAKAAHPALVTEQDFIAAQQIRAARPASDGRARRFALAGLIHCGVCDRRLDSHWNHGRPTYRCRHGHTSTQRASERRPKTLYIRENHLVEEISIWLEDEGRDGHATPKLDRPRHRRVAAALRDSGKIIIYDGAGWRLKASRSAAVRVQRLQARDLHHHVLVEAVAPPRPRARGTASPGSPVNHTTQ, encoded by the coding sequence GTGACCGCACCACCTGCCGGCACGGCCGACCTGCTGGCGCAGTGGATGAACGGCAGGAAACCGACAACCACCACCGCTACCCGCCCCGACCACGGCAGTGGCTTGCGGTTCGCCTTCTACGGGCGCACCTCGACCACCCGCCATCAAGACCGCGTCTCATCACAGGGCTGGCAACGCGACATGGCCGATGAGTTGATCGCGGGCCACGGCCAGGTCGTCGACTCCTACTTCGACGCCGGCACCTCCCGCCGCGTCCCATGGAGTCAGCGACCACAGGCTGCCCAGCTCATGATCGAGACCTCGAGTCCGGAGTCCGTGATCGATGCGATCGTGGTCGGCGAATACGAACGCGCCTTCACCGGCACACAGTTCGCCACCCTCTACACCTGGTGCAACCGGCACGGTATTCAGCTCTGGCTGCCCGAAACCGAGGGCCCGGTCGATCTCGGCAACTCCGATCATCGGGCGCTGATGTCGCTGCTGGCCACCCAGTTGCAGCGCGAAGTGCTGCGCGCCCGGCACCGGGTATTGGCGGCGATGCACAACCAGGCCACCCGGCAGGGCCGCTACCTCGGCGGACGCCCACCCTACGGCTACCGTCTCGTCGACGCTGGCCCACATCCCAACCCCGCCGACGCCCGCTGGGGCCGACGGCTGCAACGCCTCGCTCCCGATCCCCAAACCGCGCCGCACGTGAGCTGGATGTTCCGGCAACGTCTCGCTGGGCACAGCGTCGCCAGCATAGCCCGGCATCTCAACGAACGCGGTGTCCCCTGCCCGTCCATTGCCGACCCGGACCGCAACCGCCATCGGACCCGCGACGCCTGGACACTACGCACCGTCGCCGTCATCCTGGCGAACCCGCGCTACACCGGCCGCCAGACCTGGAACCGCCGCGCCACCGACACCAGAGGCCCAGCCGCAACGCCGGCCCTGTCAGCGAAAGCCGCCCATCCGGCGCTCGTCACCGAACAGGACTTCATCGCCGCCCAGCAGATCCGAGCGGCGCGACCAGCCAGTGACGGCCGGGCTCGCCGGTTCGCCTTGGCCGGCCTGATCCACTGTGGTGTCTGCGACCGGCGGCTGGACTCGCACTGGAACCACGGACGTCCGACCTACCGCTGCCGCCACGGCCACACCAGCACCCAACGCGCGAGCGAGCGACGGCCGAAGACGCTCTACATCCGCGAGAACCACCTCGTCGAGGAGATCAGCATCTGGCTCGAAGATGAAGGCCGCGACGGCCACGCCACACCGAAGCTTGACCGACCACGACACAGACGCGTGGCAGCAGCGCTGCGCGACTCAGGGAAGATCATCATCTATGACGGCGCGGGATGGCGACTTAAAGCGTCGCGGTCGGCAGCGGTGCGTGTCCAGCGCCTCCAGGCTCGCGATCTCCATCATCATGTACTGGTCGAGGCGGTTGCTCCCCCTCGCCCTCGAGCACGTGGAACCGCCAGTCCGGGCAGTCCGGTGAACCACACGACGCAGTGA
- a CDS encoding IS481 family transposase, producing MSHPNATLTPRTRLRLARLVVEQGWTCAEAAKMFMVAPRTARKWAQRYRAEGVAGMADRSSRPHHSPTKTSPLLVRRIVRLRWRQRLGPVQIGGRLGLPASTVHAVLVRCRINRLTRIDRVTGEPLRRYEHDHPGSLIHVDVTKFGNIPDGGGHRYVGRAQGERNKRATPGLPRGADYKPRTGTAFVHTVIDDHSRVAYAEIHTDETAVTATAVLRRAVAWFAELGVTVERVLSDNGSAYRSHAWRDTCTELGVVPKRTRPYRPQTNGKIERFHRTLADGWAYARFYPSETDRRAALPSWLHFYNHHRPHSSTGGKPPVTRLTNLPGHHS from the coding sequence GTGTCCCACCCTAACGCCACCCTGACCCCACGCACCCGGCTGCGACTCGCCCGGCTGGTCGTCGAGCAGGGCTGGACCTGCGCCGAAGCGGCGAAGATGTTCATGGTCGCGCCCAGGACCGCCCGCAAATGGGCACAGCGCTACCGCGCCGAAGGCGTGGCCGGGATGGCTGATCGCAGCAGCCGCCCGCACCACAGCCCAACCAAGACCTCGCCCCTGCTCGTGCGCCGGATCGTGCGGCTGAGGTGGCGGCAGCGCCTGGGCCCGGTCCAGATCGGCGGCCGGCTCGGCCTGCCCGCCTCCACGGTGCATGCGGTGCTGGTGCGCTGCCGGATCAACCGCCTCACCCGCATCGACCGGGTCACCGGCGAACCCCTGCGCCGGTACGAACACGATCATCCCGGCTCGCTGATCCACGTCGATGTCACCAAGTTCGGCAACATCCCCGACGGCGGCGGGCACCGTTACGTCGGCCGGGCCCAAGGCGAGCGCAACAAACGCGCCACACCCGGCCTGCCCCGCGGCGCGGACTACAAGCCCCGCACCGGCACCGCGTTCGTGCACACGGTCATCGATGATCACTCCCGGGTCGCCTACGCCGAAATCCACACCGACGAAACCGCGGTGACCGCCACCGCAGTCCTGCGCCGGGCCGTGGCCTGGTTCGCTGAGCTGGGCGTCACCGTCGAACGAGTCCTGTCCGACAACGGCTCGGCCTACCGCTCCCACGCTTGGCGAGACACCTGCACCGAACTCGGTGTCGTCCCGAAACGGACCCGGCCCTACCGGCCACAGACCAACGGCAAGATCGAACGTTTCCACCGCACCCTCGCCGACGGGTGGGCCTACGCCCGCTTCTACCCCAGCGAAACCGACCGCCGAGCGGCGCTACCGAGCTGGCTGCACTTCTACAATCATCATCGACCCCACAGCTCAACCGGCGGCAAGCCGCCGGTCACCCGACTGACCAACCTCCCCGGACATCACAGCTAG
- a CDS encoding DUF2690 domain-containing protein has translation MATASTAGAATCSGFGCTYQDPQLSGCSADAVTVAHYQLPAVAQRLELRWSPSCQTNWARMYLDTSPVWLRAVQPDRGDGLPRVTQLSGHSDTYSWSVMIYSPTLCVYADVQTSIWGRYRTACV, from the coding sequence ATGGCCACTGCGAGCACCGCGGGCGCCGCCACCTGCTCGGGTTTCGGATGCACCTACCAGGATCCCCAGCTCAGCGGGTGCTCGGCGGACGCCGTCACGGTAGCTCACTACCAGCTTCCTGCCGTGGCGCAGCGCCTGGAACTCAGGTGGTCACCGAGTTGTCAAACGAACTGGGCACGGATGTACCTGGACACCTCCCCGGTCTGGCTGCGTGCCGTGCAACCCGACCGGGGAGACGGGCTGCCGCGAGTGACTCAGCTGAGCGGGCACAGCGACACCTACAGCTGGTCCGTGATGATCTACTCGCCGACTCTCTGCGTATATGCGGACGTGCAAACCAGCATCTGGGGCAGATACCGCACGGCATGTGTCTAG